ACAGAAGCTCAGAAGAAGGCATGTATATTGAATATTGACGGCAAAACTAATctctattaataaaattaaatacaccAATAAAATTTACCCGTTGTATCACATGGTAAATTGGTTGACCACCAAAGTCCCAGATATGCATAAAAAACTTGTTGCTATCCACTTTAGAGTCACCACCTTCTCTTGCAGAGCGAAGTTTGCTTACAAATTTGTTCCTGAACCCTTTAGGAATTTCTGGTTTTTCTTCATACACTGGTTCTGTTgtgataaaatatataacacataCAACAACTTGCATTAGGTCTCAATTGTGATTACCAActataacttttttatttaaagaaaaagtaTTTCTAATGCAATATTTAAGTATTCTAAACCTTATCCTTTCCAATCAATGGTTTAGTGATGAGTTTATTTAACCACATTGTACTGCAAGTTGAATAGATTACACAGCAGTGtcatacaatatacaaatattagtaTTAACTGTCAAAGTAACTTGCAAGATAATATATGTTCATTAGCAGACACTGATGATTATCATTAAATTTCCACTCCtttaatcatttcaatatttaGCACTTTAGTCTTTATTTCTGATATCATTAAAATGTATGAACAGCACAATCAAacacatttcaaaataaatatttaccctCTTTTTGTGGACTTGGCATTGGATTTGAACTTGTTGATGTTTCAGCAAATTTGGCTTCCTGTTTTGATGTTGATGCTCCTGTGGGGTTTTTCTCTTCCTCATGTCTACTTTCTGAAAAATGTGATGATATAATTAAAGATGATGCTATCTTGTTATAAATAGCATAATGTATTAGTATTCATCATTATGCTTTATAATCAAATTAACTTGGCAAGAACAAAGGTTAGTGTAATGAATCATTTTTTGTCGATTCCAACCTGATCCAATTTGCCATCATCATTATAATATGTGTACCTTTTGTATTCTCTATTTGAATTCAAATGTCACAGCAGTAATCACAGCAAAATGCTGTATAAAGTCTTTTATCAAaacttttatattaaatttatttaaaaaaatctcttTTGTACCAATTTTATATTGATTGGTATTTTGTGCCTTTTATGtttatactttttaatttattttacagcagattacaataacaataaagaaatttTAAGTAAATTTGAATTAACTTTCATTAAAATCTTTTACCAGATTTTGTTTCCTGCTTTGATGGTCCTGCTCTTGGTGTGTATCCTTTTGTATGGCGTGGACTTTTCAACATTTGTTTAACTGTGACATCAGTGACAGCATCCTGATACATGTCTAaagcttttaaattaaaaaatgttaataaaatcctgtatatattattttatttcttacacTGTTACGTTGGTTTTTAAAAGCATAGAAACTTTGAAACCATTTTTATGAAGTTgttgcaataatttaaaaactaatttatcctcaaattgaatttaaataactTGTATGTTTATATGGTAGTGGTTTTCTCCGTGCATTTATGAAATATCAAAGTCATTTGTGTGCAAGAACTAGTCGCAAATTGTCACCCAAATATTAAACCTAGAGTGTCTATTCAATTGATTTACAATGACATGAGAACAACAATTatttggtaaaaaaataaaacataataaaacaagTTGTGACATGACAGTGCATGAGTATGGGTGAATTTTAAATTTGGAGtagagttgtggcttggtggttatgatgcttggctaccaattgAAGGGTGCTGGGTTGAAGTCATGTCATATtccaggattttttctaatgacaatttaatacaactccactcccaaagacttgtaataagactttgtttatgtagagcatcttgtgtatgtttgtatTGTGAACATGATTGCTACCTTTAAGAAGAATAGTGAATTAATTCGCTATGGTTATctttggcaatttgcctaaataattataaaaaataaattaaaaaatataaataattcatcTATTTTGGTTGCAGCATGTATCTGAATAAAGTGAATACTTACAAATATCCTGCGTTGTTTCTTTCAACATTTCTTTGTTACTGGCATCTGGTGTACACACCGTTGTTTTAACCATTGCATCTGTTATTATATGCAATGGATTAAACctgacaaaatgacattatataattataaaagaatgtttgcattaataataaaacagaaaataatttgaTGGTATACTGCAATTACATTGTTTTTACGTTGCATtaaaatcttattttaaacCCTCAACATACCCAGAATACTAAAGGGCCAAATACTTCAACAAccaaacaacaattttaatagTAAATTTTAATCAGATGACATGATCAATAAGCTgacaaatgatgatgatgtacaCATTGTGACTtacttttttatgttgtttttcttgatttacagtttttaatatttttttaaaaccatatttaatgagggtgatccatccagcaattgctgatcattagggaccctcagagctaggttcacaagacaaacaaatacacaagatgctctacataaacaaagtcttattacaagtctttgggagtggaggaGTTGTAATTGTGTCCTTAGAAAAATAGGAATGTGAGTGTGTGTGTGTACCTGGTATGCTTTGCCATTCTGCCTGtgatgttgatttgatttaatagcTAATTTGGACAGAGAGTAAAGTATTACAATTAGCTTTCTTAACAAGAGCTAACTATTCTGTGCCACCATTCATTAACGCTgtgaatttaatcaattttgatacaAAGATATTTAATGAACACTAACCAATGAATTTACTtcctttatttataatataaatattatatggtTTAACCCCAGGCCTAAAACCATCTTGAAACCTTTAACCTTTTTCCGTAATTCCAGTATGAAAACTGCTATTATGATGATCCTAGTAGGCTATGCCTAAACAGTATCTAGCTAGCTATAAGCCTAACttgtactagcctaggcctggtcCAGCCTTACCTGTTCCTCCTCCTATCTATTACTCTAGCACCCTTTTTGTCTAGTATAgccttaggcctacatcaacttacataagtaggcctatagacaGACACTATGCCTAGTTAGTAGTATTtagtatttaggcctaggcctagagaaaGTAGTTAGTACTAGTATAGCCTTAGGCCTACATCACCCtacataagtaggcctacagacacttaggcctagctaggcctagctagtacgtagtatttagcctaggcctaggctaggcctaacagGCCTAATTATAGTTTAGTAGCTGAGTGTACCCACCCTTACATTTATTTCGCCATTTTTTTCTAACATTCACTgttctataaattattaattaccaTAAAATATTACCGATAACAAACGTAACAACATGTTCACCCCATATAAATACATGTATCATTTTGAGAACTTTTTTTGATGAGCCATCATGCCATCACACACGTGTGCTGCTGCTGAATAAGGGTGGGCGACTCTACATTCTATGACCTGGATCTTGAGAAGTACGTACCTGGGAAATGACAGCAAAGACTTATGTATTAAtcaatccaatttttaacattgttttattgtagccctacattttaatctttttattaatGCCTCTTGCCATTTTTATGccattattatgttttgttgtCGTTTTGAGGGCCCcataaacaatattacaacaattaaaaaaaaaccttaacaactaatatatttttatattattttttacacaGACTacctatttttattgaaaaattgtgtgtatttttacccaaattgcatGCTTAGAAAAATAAGTTGTATGCCTATTTTACTTCTGATAGGCCTGTTATCGATTTATAGAAAATAGTGCATACGTTAGTTGTGGGGGTGAACACATTCCTTTCGTTGTTTTaaccaattaaaattaaatattaaatgacaattaaattaaattaaatgacaaGCGAAGGTTTGGATAATCAATCGCTTAATGCTCATACAATCATAatacactttattattatttactttatttattattactaaattgaTTAAACCTAGGAAATTtcgtttaaagatgtattgtcccccctgaaaaataatttttaactttaactttttcaatatgccatttaatgtcacatgatagttatccacttttggataaattggatctaaaaaaatgtatttaagcaaaaatggtcaaattggctgccagccaatggatttttggttgaatttaaccatttattatgttattaattttataagtgaaaacattttttttttctacggaattgattaactttattaaaactacaaaataacctattcaaaatctgatttaattaatcttcatttttcatgtttttgtgagACAACTACTAGCAACATCTTTTAGCAAGACAAACATTACCAATGATTTTagttaaagtaggcctactagtataaCAGAACAGACATAAAGGTTGCATTTGTTTCCTAAAATAGCATTTACACAATCATAGGCCATCTTTACAGGCCTACTGTAAACTCACTATCACTTCTAAATACACTTTGCTAACAAATAGTATATCAACACTTAAATAAACGGAGAGTGTTTGAATGTCTGATAACTGTTATCACTTACGTTCCAAAATATTGGTGGCGTACTTGCCGCTTTGTTGTGTGCCATGACAAGTTCAGTTTTGAAATTAAGGGCTTAAATAATGAGGCAGACCTGTTAAGTGAagttgtttattaatatatttgtaagtTGCTTTTCTTGTTGACATGAATGTTTTTCAATTGTAGTTGCTGGTTATGATATTTTTGGactaaaaaatgtgatttatgAACTGGTATGTGAAATCTATATCTATATgtactaaaatataaaacgatCAGTGACTGTTGTTGAGGTTATGCGTCATGTGAATGACTTCATAGTGTAGGCCACAATCTTATTGGCCCGTATTCATGACATCTTTTGCCGATTTTAATACTGGtttagtccaggactaaagatTGTCCAGACTAAATCCAGAGATAGTCCAGTCATTAATACGGACCTTACGGGTCTTAGAGTAGACGTAGCAAatattagaattattatatcaaatcaaataaacatttattacttCTAATCAAAGTAAAAGTTTAGTTGTCTGCGTCTTTTTATGTGCGTACGttaaattatatcaaataataatatgtcaaatatattttatttttattttgtccaatataggcctacaaattaaataatcatcAATTGgtcattacaaaatataaaaatatataatctggttattaaaaattgtattatataaaaatgtttagaaatatactatttaaaaaatgtgttccGGTGTTctctgaataaataaattatcaagAAACAATGGACTGTGGAACAAACGACACAGCGTTAGGCTCGTTATCTAACGCCACGAACGTGGCGTAGTAAATGCCTTCACACGCAAGGCGTAGGCTACGCAATGCCTACGCCATGGCTTACGCCCATACGTGTAAACAGGCTCTAACCTACGGTAATCCGTAGCGAGTCAAGGGCCGACATTCCAATGTTGTATGGCCTACATTTATGACAAATGTGCTTACGGTATTATGAATGATTACTATAGCCTAAAATCTCATTTTGTCTGTGattataattaacaaaaattagAATTATTATATATCAAATCCAATATTTAATTCTTCTAATCAAAGAAAAAGTTTACCCATCAGTTGTCTGCGTCTTTGTATGTGCGTGTGtcaaattatatacagtacaaataatttaaataatattgtaaatcatatttctttttatatattttttccaatatacataacaaatacattattttcattaataccAAATATATAGAAACAATATAAAACCTGGTtaaacattgtattatttaaaattgtttcaaaATATACTATAAGAAATAATGAAGTGATCCGGGAGTGCTCtccatgaataataatatagcaaCAATGAACTGTGTATAACAAACGACTTATTAAAGATGTAACGTGTACGGATTATGGATGGAATAACGCTATCTTCTTTGTGAAGCATAATGATACATTTTGCAGAGAACACATGCATCCTGACAGCCTTCAACGACTCGGTTTGGTAGCATTCTCCAAGCAAATATTTGCATGCCGTTTACGTGAGCGATTATCTTTTGCCGTTTCATGGTCAATTTTATAGATGAACGTTCGGCTACATACTGTACAAACAACATCGGTTGACAGATTTCGCTGCCGTAAATCACTCCCTGGCACGATAACAGGTGTTTAGCAAAAGCGTTGACTTAATTCAAATTTCTTGGTGTATCCATCATTTCACCTGTTTGTAAAGTGCTCTTCAAAGTCGTCTGTAAAGTTACAACGTACATGGTGACGTCCTTGAAGGCAAATACCAGTCTACCATCACTCTCGGCAAACATGAAAATCCTTTAGGCTTCATGAATCGAAACTGGTACTTGGATACTCATTACACGATCTTAATCGTCGGGACGAAACTCTTGAATCTGTTCCAACTCTTTACCATCCCACATTGCTTAGTACATTGAAAAAGACTCTGTTCTGTCGAATACTATCGACATTCATCTTCTGTCATTATGATGATTTTGAAAGCcattaatgaaacaaaaattataaaaaactattattaggtatatgtttattatatatgtGAGGAAAGCACGCAAGCTATGTTTCAACAATGCTGAAGtacaaattataacaaaaaacgGAAAACGAACGCTGGCTCCTCCTCAAGTCGGTTATGTTCCTCATCCCAGCATATAAAGGGATTTTCACGTTCTATCGAATGTCAAAGTCGGCCGAATAACAAGAAAAGAATGGCTGTCTTTAGACAGAACCTTTCAGAAATGCGTATGTCGTTCAGAATGTCCGATGGACTGAATGTAGCATATTCTTGTATGAGCTCCGGTGTCACGTGGGGATGTAATTTCTTCATGGTAGATTTATATTCCTTTTGCATAGCCATCTgtgcatggaggtatacctccatgatctGTGTGGCTGCTATAAAAGACCTTGGATGACACAAGAGTCCCTGTGGCACATTAATGTTCTCTATGACATCGAACAGAGTGTTTGGTAGGAAACTGTCTTTTCTATTCATTTCACGTTTAATACCACCCAGTACGTTATGATACATGTTTAAGACGTCGATGTTTGCGTTTTCTATAAATTCGCCAAAATCAACCTTAAAGTCTACGCTCTTGATGCACTGCCAAGTGCTCCTTTTCAGTTTCAATATCGGTTTTCTCAACAAATCTTCTGGCTGTGCTATAGTTTGATGCATGAAACTCAATACTTTTCGAAATCCGTAAATCTGCTCTGGGAACAACGTGCCATTGATTTGATTATCGTATACAGATGTATACGATAAATATTCGTAAAACGATGAGTGCCTGGATCTATGCAATTCATAGCCTCTGGTCAACACAACTCTTTTGCAAATCTCTTCAAAGTATTCTATGCTTTGAGTTTTCTGCTTTTCCTTTTCGGATCTTAGCAACATTATTCCTGTTTGGGATCAATGttctaaagccgattttccactaggcgaatttgttcgcgcgaatcgaacgcgccagcttgtacgcatgtgtattcatgtttacgtcttccaaatccttctctacgcatgcgtattagctgacgccttcgattcgcgcgaacaaattcgcctagtggaaaatcggcttaacaCTGTTTTACTACCGTTTCCATATCGCTTCCCCAGGCATAACGAGAAAGACCATCGATGTGTTAATAGTTTAgctattttaatttaatgtttgtttcaTTATCAAGAACAGTATTGCACGCACCAttgtcaataatattattacaaccGATTTCTAATACATTTGTATGCTTGCATCAATCAAGGCGCTTTCATGAATTTCAATTTAACATCATCTCCATCTTTGTAAGAAatcaaaaaaagaaaacaaataattaaaaaaaattaaaatacgaTTTATAGTTTGTTATTAcagaaatattaaaacattgtaaatatacgATAAGAGACACACATCTGCATacgacattttttttcttttttggctAGAAAGttttatttagaaaacaaaataagaacACGATGTATCACAAACATACGATAACAGGCACACATCTGTATACGATAATCAAATCATGTCGCATACGACAAGATTTCTACCGACATAGGCTCACATACTGCCGGGTCTACATTACATCGTTGAAAGCACTCATCCGATAATACGGGAATTGTTTCTGAATAACCAAACAGAGTGGGAACGCACCTTCCTATGTTTTCACCCTCTGAGAAAAAGCAATGAGAACCAAACAGGCTGCATCCATCATTGTCAGGTACAAGAGGCCACTGATCATTGATATCAGATCTATTTAAGCTACACGTTTCTaaagaatttttatttatattctattCTATAAGTTCGTATAGGCGCCCTACAATGAACAGAGCGCCTAACaacactagtaggcctattattaattaaagaaaagtTTTTGATGTTTAAATAGAGTTGCCGAATTCGACAGGAAGCGCGTTATGTTCCAGATCCGCGGAGAGGTGA
This is a stretch of genomic DNA from Antedon mediterranea chromosome 3, ecAntMedi1.1, whole genome shotgun sequence. It encodes these proteins:
- the LOC140045031 gene encoding uncharacterized protein codes for the protein MVKTTVCTPDASNKEMLKETTQDISLDMYQDAVTDVTVKQMLKSPRHTKGYTPRAGPSKQETKSESRHEEEKNPTGASTSKQEAKFAETSTSSNPMPSPQKEEPVYEEKPEIPKGFRNKFVSKLRSAREGGDSKVDSNKFFMHIWDFGGQPIYHVIQRIFMVSYAVVCVVFNMNEGLNAPAKVRDPTTVSRFYKFQMFM